In one window of Clavelina lepadiformis chromosome 4, kaClaLepa1.1, whole genome shotgun sequence DNA:
- the LOC143453106 gene encoding uncharacterized protein LOC143453106 has protein sequence MPSLDAMDGPYSCNVHSVPVIGNLILEELKLIRKDMNEEVKKLTEKFESFMKLCQVNSDAKEIENLHQNNDVKNVRFLNTEDTSDSNISVKQEPIFTDGTNVTFNAMDISDCFNDLRVPELQTVVKQEALSPKISDQSFFGFSFNKICHSRPDNGSSSEENDVSDKLFSNLRGSQPEPSSTLLSSSKTTLTRATSDKNPSKRKSRRKPKTPKSSKVKEECSDSTFNDEQVNAVVTNVHSDDLNWNNHEQEILNDFENGNIESSSVIESPSLLKTKPLMKIDMRLHDKLKKVENHEKKSDKTHVCVVCQKSFAKNANLRNHMLVHSESQIYKCSDCDRMFHREAHLRFHQYSHKNSDKGYQCNICKKYLVSSSNLRLHMKIHTGEKAFVCKICNKSFVFPNDLKRHTRTHTGEKPFKCKVCKKSFSRRDNLKLHEYTHSDDKKPYPCTICSRSFTCPSYLMTHYAKAHADIKPFTIPS, from the coding sequence ATGCCGTCATTAGATGCCATGGATGGTCCCTACAGTTGCAACGTGCATTCTGTCCCAGTGATTGGAAACTTGATTCTAGAAGAGTTGAAATTGATTCGGAAAGATATGAATGAAGAAGTGAAAAAGTTAACAGAAAAGTTTGAAAGTTTCATGAAGTTATGTCAAGTGAACTCCGATGCTAAGGAGATTGAAAACCTGCATCAAAACAACGATGTTAAAAATGTGAGATTCTTAAACACCGAAGATACCTCAGACTCAAATATCAGTGTGAAGCAAGAACCTATTTTTACAGATGGGACTAACGTGACATTCAATGCGATGGATATTTCCGATTGTTTTAATGACTTACGAGTTCCAGAACTTCAAACAGTTGTGAAGCAAGAAGCTTTATCCCCCAAAATATCTGACCAATCATTCTTTGGCTTttcatttaacaaaatttgtcaCAGTCGTCCAGATAACGGCAGTTCATCTGAAGAGAATGACGTCAGCGACAAATTGTTTTCTAACCTGCGGGGTTCCCAGCCAGAACCATCATCAACATTGTTGTCTTCAAGTAAAACCACCCTTACCAGAGCCACTTCAGATAAAAATCCTTCCAAGCGTAAGTCACGTCGCAAACCAAAAACTCCAAAAAGTAGTAAGGTTAAAGAAGAATGTTCTGATTCCACATTCAATGATGAACAGGTTAATGCTGTTGTAACCAACGTGCATTCCGATGATTTAAATTGGAATAACCATGAACAGGAAATTTTGAACGATTTTGAGAATGGAAACATCGAAAGCTCTTCTGTCATAGAAAGTCCGAGTTTGTTAAAAACTAAACctttaatgaaaattgacaTGAGGCTGCATGACAAActgaaaaaggttgaaaatcaTGAAAAGAAAAGTGATAAGACCCATGTATGTGTCGTCTGTCAGAAATCGTTTGCAAAAAATGCCAATTTAAGAAACCATATGTTGGTACATTCTGAGAGCCAAATTTATAAATGCTCTGATTGTGATAGAATGTTTCATCGGGAAGCACACCTCAGATTCCACCAATACTCTCACAAAAACTCGGACAAAGGCTACCAATGCAATATCTGCAAGAAATACCTTGTCAGCTCGTCCAATCTTCGCTTGCACATGAAGATACACACAGGTGAGAAGGCATTTGTATGTAAGATCTGCAATAAGTCTTTTGTCTTTCCCAACGACCTGAAGCGCCACACTAGAACCCATACTGGGGAAAAACCCTTCAAGtgcaaagtttgcaaaaagtcattttcaagAAGAGACAACTTGAAACTGCACGAATACACCCACTCTGACGACAAGAAACCTTACCCCTGCACCATATGCAGCCGGTCTTTCACGTGCCCTAGTTATTTAATGACACATTATGCCAAAGCACACGCTGATATTAAGCCTTTTACCATACCATCATAG
- the LOC143453107 gene encoding nuclear envelope phosphatase-regulatory subunit 1-like has product MPMSNRMNSVDQTEDLKAFERRLMEYITYLQPSTSRWRMLLIAISICTATGAWLWLMDPNTSREPFLHSLWLHPFFTLSSLCLIVLFFVGIHKRVVAPSIIVGRLQSVLEDYNMSCDESGRLILRPRPDN; this is encoded by the exons ATGCCAATGTCGAACAGAATGAACTCAGTCGATCAAACTGAAG atttaAAAGCATTTGAGAGACGACTCATGGAGTATATCACCTACTTACAACCTTCCACGTCGCGGTGGAGAA TGTTATTGATCGCAATCTCGATCTGCACAGCCACTGGAGCTTGGTTATGGCTGATGGACCCAAACACATCCAGG GAACCATTCCTTCACTCGCTCTGGCTTCATCCGTTTTTCACGTTGAGCTCATTGTGTTTGATTGTCCTCTTCTTTGTTGGCATTCACAAAAGAGTTGTCGCACCGTCCAT AATTGTTGGTCGACTCCAGTCAGTTTTAGAAGATTACAATATGTCGTGCGATGAG AGTGGAAGACTTATTCTGCGACCTCGTCCTGACAACTGA
- the LOC143451893 gene encoding NEDD8-conjugating enzyme UBE2F-like produces MITLKKKLQEAEAKKGNNSLGPQSSDRRATVRDKLLTKEIAEIGDHLNSNCQVDFENPDKIYEFTVIIKPDEGWWKGGVFRFSVFVSEDYNIQPPLVKCITRLWHPNISLDGNVCLSILRDHSLDGSGWAPTRSIKDVIWGLYSLFIDLVDFDDPLNIEAADEYKRNPKQFKQSVDTYLYRYAKQ; encoded by the coding sequence ATGATTACCCTAAAGAAGAAGCTTCAGGAGGCGGAAGCGAAAAAGGGGAATAATTCGCTTGGTCCGCAATCGAGTGACCGAAGAGCCACTGTCAGAGACAAACTCCTGACCAAGGAAATTGCAGAAATTGGGGATCATCTCAACTCAAACTGTCAAGTTGATTTCGAAAACCCGGACAAAATATATGAATTCACGGTGATCATTAAACCGGATGAGGGTTGGTGGAAAGGAGGAGTGTTTAGATTTAGTGTTTTTGTGTCGGAGGATTACAATATCCAACCTCCGTTAGTAAAATGCATTACGCGCTTGTGGCACCCTAACATAAGCTTAGATGGAAATGTTTGTCTTAGTATTTTGCGTGACCACTCATTAGACGGTTCCGGTTGGGCACCCACCAGGTCAATCAAGGACGTTATCTGGGGTCTTTATTCGTTATTTATCGATTTGGTTGACTTTGACGATCCATTAAATATCGAAGCAGCAGATGAATATAAACGCAACCCCAAGCAATTTAAGCAATCTGTCGACACGTATCTGTATCGATACGCAAAACAATGA
- the LOC143452137 gene encoding general transcription factor II-I repeat domain-containing protein 2A-like produces MASKKRKIDLENRQFNGEWTEDYLFVLNPSNKPKCLLCDCTLSMIKSQNIKRHFFTHHKHFNEKYKPGSWARKQKVACLDKSASSQKQCLSTFVSEQSKATEATLSISHILGKRMMTYSDAEAVKECIVEAVKIMHPSKKEVITSMTTLPLSRLTCTRRCTDIAEDLHDQVLIEVKDADCYALALDESTDITNCAQLAVFVRYFHHGVFNEELLALITLHGNTTAAAIYDALISKLKELQLPIQNICALSTDGAPAMIGACHGVVTNLRTEYCPDLIGIHCIIHQSVLCAKLSGDFQELMTDAMKLINKLKANSSLKHRQLRNFLDQHNAEFFDLLTHNNVRWLSKGNALKRLWDLRKDLVMFLNEKGQTSTLLEGTNLCNLAFLADCFTHLNTLNLKLQGKGHTIIQLWSAVKSFKQQLLLFVSDITKDMLHFPCLKVTLQEVSCDNDWSCFVEFLQNLDTEFCNRFKEFYEISSVIELISHPLFADVNGTWKTQLSTEYALLVSKMQVELCNLKGDEICIADPNVFWLSLVTLERYPVITRLARRILTCFASTYL; encoded by the exons ATGGCCAGTAAGAAGCGGAAAATTGATCTAGAAAACAGACAATTCAATGGTGAATGGACTGAAGATTACTTGTTTGTGCTCAACCCAAGCAATAAACccaaatgtttattgtgtGACTGCACTCTAAGCATGATAAAGAGTCAAAACATCAAACGACATTTCTTTActcatcataaacattttaatgagAAGTACAAGCCTGGCTCATGGGCCAGAAAACAGAAAGTTGCGTGTTTAGATAAGTCTGCCAGCTCTCAGAAACAATGCCTCTCAACATTTGTGTCTGAGCAATCAAAAGCCACAGAAGCAACACTCAGCATCAGTCACATTCTGGGCAAGCGGATGATGACATACAGTGATGCTGAAGCTGTTAAAGAATGCATTGTTGAAGCAGTAAAAATCATGCATCCAAGTAAGAAAGAAGTGATCACCAGCATGACAACTCTCCCGCTCTCCAGATTGACATGTACACGGAGATGCACTGATATCGCTGAGGATTTGCATGACCAGGTGTTGATTGAAGTCAAGGACGCTGATTGCTATGCACTAGCTTTAGATGAATCAACAGATATTACTAATTGTGCCCAGCTTGCAGTATTTGTTAG GTACTTTCACCACGGAGTGTTCAATGAAGAACTGCTCGCACTGATCACACTACATGGCAATACTACAGCAGCTGCGATATATGATGCACTCATAAGCAAACTTAAGGAGCTTCAGTTGCCAATTCAGAACATTTGCGCACTTTCCACTGATGGTGCACCCGCCATGATAGGAGCATGTCATG GTGTAGTCACCAACTTGAGAACCGAGTACTGTCCTGATCTGATAGGAATCCACTGCATCATCCACCAATCCGTACTATGTGCCAAGCTGTCCGGAGACTTCCAAGAGCTAATGACTGATGCAATGAAACTAATCAAtaaactgaaagcaaactcATCTCTAAAGCACCGGCAACTAAGGAACTTTCTAGATCAGCATAATGCTGAATTTTTTGACTTACTCACGCATAATAACGTGAGATGGCTAAGTAAGGGCAATGCTTTGAAAAGGCTGTGGGACCTTCGTAAAGATTTGGTcatgtttttgaatgaaaaggGTCAAACTAGTACTCTGCTTGAAGGTACCAATCTATGTAACTTGGCTTTCCTTGCTGACTGTTTTACCCATCTAAATACTCTGAACTTGAAGCTCCAGGGCAAGGGGCACACTATCATTCAGCTGTGGTCAGCAGTGAAATCTTTCAAGCAACAGctgttgctattcgtttcaGATATCACCAAAGACATGCTCCACTTTCCATGCTTGAAAGTGACTCTACAAGAAGTTAGCTGTGATAATGATTGGTCATGCTTTGTCgaatttctgcaaaatttggacACTGAGTTCTGTAACAGGTTCAaggaattttatgaaatcagTTCAGTTATAGAACTAATTTCACATCCACTGTTTGCTGATGTTAATGGCACTTGGAAAACACAACTTTCCACTGAATATGCATTGCTGGTGTCTAAAATGCAGGTAGAACTTTGTAATCTTAAAGGAGATGAGATTTGTATCGCAGATCCAAATGTGTTTTGGTTATCACTTGTAACCTTGGAAAGGTACCCAGTTATAACCAGGCTGGCTAGAAGGATCCTTACTTGCTTCGCTTCTACGTACCTTTGA
- the LOC143451960 gene encoding ATP-citrate synthase-like isoform X1 — MSAKAIDEVTAKRILCSNLSEDVHLSNKFRFVSVSLTTNWPEEINHHSWLLTEKLIVKPDQLIKRRGKLGLIKINTDLAGVKKWVDDRMLKEINIGKTKGLLKNFVVEPFVPHAQEEEFYICIHSTRGCNTILFHHEGGVDIGNVEEKANKIDIATGDVISKDEVIGKLLNKLSKENQSLLEPFIIALYKIYTKLHFTYLEINPLVVCKGQIFVLDLAAKLDQCAEFVCAREWGDVKFPPPFGREAYPEEAYIADLDSKSGASLKLTILNPHGRIWTMVAGGGASVIYSDTVCDLGGANELANYGEYSGAPSEQQTFDYARTILSLMTRGKRDDGKVLIIGGGIANFTNVASTFKGIVRALKLFQTQLKESKVSIFVRRGGPNYQEGLRVMREVGQSLGVPMHVFGTETHMTAIVGMALGKTPVPETPPNDPGHTANFLLGASSSQTESSSQSGTPSTSRTSSFAERPGRASGDSPNGNALKKAVVETADKPMFTNKTRAIIWGLQSRAVQGMLDFDFVCSRKKPSAAAMVYPFTGDHKQKFYWGQKEIFIPVYKDMKDAMSKHEDADVLISFASLRSAEESTIHALEYKQIRTIAIIAEGIPEATTQKLNKLAKERNVSIIGPATVGGIKPGCFKIGNTGGMMDNILSSKLYRPGSVAYVSRSGGMSNELNNIISRTTNGVCEGVAIGGDRYPGSTFMDHLMRYESNDDVKMLVVLGEVGGTEEYDICDAIKSGKISKPVIAWCIGTCATMFDSEVQFGHAGACANQASETAVAKNKALMLAGAHVPRSFDELNSQISDVYKDLVEQGVVIEREEVPPPTVPMDYSWARELGLIRKPASFMSSISDERGQELLYAGMPISQVFKEDLGIGGVLGLLWFQKRLPPYACKFFEHCLMITADHGPAVSGAHNTIVCARAGKDLISCLTSGLLTIGDRFGGALDGAAQQFSEAYDKGMLPMEFVNDLRRKHTLIMGIGHRVKSINNPDQRVVILKEFVKSNFPRTPLLDYALEVEKITTAKKPNLILNVDGFIGVTFVDLLRQCGCFTEEEAQEYVQIGALNGIFVLGRSMGFIGHYLDQRRLKQGLYRHPWDDISYVLPETYSS; from the exons ATGTCAGCTAAAGCAATAGATGAGGTCACGGCCAAGCGAATTCTCTGCAGCAATTTAAGTGAGGATGTTCACCTCAGCAACAAGTTTCGATTTGTTTCGGTCTCTTTGACCACTAATTGGCCCGAAGAAATCAATCACCATTCATGGCTTTTAACTGAG aaACTAATCGTAAAGCCTGACCAGCTAATCAAACGCCGTGGCAAGCttggtttgataaaaattaatacgGACTTGGCTGGAGTGAAGAAGTGGGTTGATGACAGGATGCTGAAAGAGATAAACATTGGGAAGACAAAAGGACTTTTGAAGAATTTCGTCGTCGAACCGTTTGTGCCACATGCACAG GAGGAGGAATTTTACATATGCATCCACTCGACACGCGGATGCAACACGATCCTCTTCCACCACGAGGGAGGAGTCGATATTGGGAATGTGGAggaaaaagcaaataaaattgaC ATTGCAACTGGTGATGTCATTTCCAAAGATGAGGTTATAGGCAAATTATTGAACAAACTCTCCAAGGAAAACCAAAG CTTGCTGGAGCCATTCATAATTGCTTTGtacaaaatttatacaaaactTCACTTTACCTACCTGGAGATAAATCCTTTAG TTGTCTGCAAAGGTCAAATCTTCGTGTTGGATCTGGCCGCCAAGCTTGATCAG TGTGCTGAATTTGTCTGCGCTAGAGAATGGGGTGACGTGAAATTCCCGCCACCATTTGGACGAGAGGCTTACCCAGAGGAAGCATACATAGCTGACCTTGACTCGAAAAGTGGGGCTTCGCTTAAACTGACGATATTGAACCCGCACGGCCGTATATGGACAATGGTAGCAGGAGGTGGGGCCTCAGTTATTTACAG TGACACGGTGTGCGACCTAGGTGGCGCCAATGAGCTTGCAAACTATGGTGAGTACAGTGGGGCACCGAGTGAGCAGCAGACGTTCGATTACGCCCGAACCATTCTCTCCCTGATGACACGAGGGAAGCGGGACGACGGGAAGGTGCTCATCATCGGTGGAGGAATCGCTAATTTCACCAATGTCGCCTCAACTTTTAAg GGAATAGTACGAGCACTAAAACTCTTCCAGACTCAGTTGAAGGAGAGCAAGGTTTCCATTTTTGTTCGAAGGGGAGGCCCCAACTACCAAGAAGGGTTACGGGTGATGCGGGAAGTGG GACAAAGTCTCGGTGTACCCATGCATGTGTTTGGAACAGAAACCCACATGACAGCAATCGTGGGTATGGCATTGGGGAAAACCCCAGTCCCGGAGACGCCCCCGAATGACCCCGGTCACACAGCCAACTTCCTGCTTGGTGCAAGTTCTAGCCAGACA GAATCGTCATCACAG AGCGGCACCCCGTCCACTTCTCGTACGAGTTCATTTGCAGAAAGGCCTGGTCGAGCAAGTGGTGATTCCCCCAATGGCAACGCTCTCAAAAAGGCGGTGGTGGAGACGGCCGATAAACCGATGTTCACAA ACAAGACCCGAGCAATAATTTGGGGTCTACAATCGAGAGCCGTGCAGGGGATGTTGGACTTTGACTTCGTTTGTTCAAGAAAGAAACCGTCGGCTGCCGCGATGGTTTACCCCTTCAC AGGTGACCACAAGCAGAAGTTCTACTGGGGTCAGAAGGAGATCTTCATCCCAGTGTATAAGGACATGAAAGACGCGATGTCGAAACACGAGGATGCGGACGTCCTCATCAGTTTCGCTTCACTGAGGTCGGCCGAAGAAAGCACCATCCACGCGCTCGAGTACAAACAGATCAGGACGATCGCGATAATCGCAGAAG GTATTCCCGAGGCCACCACTCAGAAGTTGAATAAACTAGCGAAGGAACGGAACGTTTCAATCATTGGTCCTGCCACT GTGGGTGGGATAAAGCCGGGATGCTTCAAGATCGGCAACACGGGAGGAATGATGGACAACATCCTCTCCTCCAAGCTGTATCGCCCGGGAAGCGTGGCGTACGTGTCCCGCTCTGGTGGGATGTCCAACGAGCTGAACAACATCATATCGAGGACGACCAACGGCGTGTGTGAGGGGGTTGCTATTGGGGGTGACAG GTACCCGGGCAGTACATTCATGGACCATCTGATGCGTTACGAGAGCAACGATGACGTCAAAATGTTAGTTGTCCTCGGGGAG GTTGGCGGCACAGAGGAATATGACATCTGTGACGCGATAAAATCGGGGAAAATATCGAAACCGGTGATAGCTTGGTGCATTG GTACATGCGCTACCATGTTTGATTCCGAAGTGCAGTTCGGCCACGCGGGGGCTTGTGCAAACCAGGCAAGTGAGACCGCTGTAGCGAAGAACAAAGCTCTCATGCTGGCTGGCGCTCACGTTCCTCGTAGCTTCGACGAGCTGAACAGCCAGATAAG TGACGTCTACAAGGACTTGGTTGAACAAGGGGTGGTCATTGAACGTGAGGAAGTTCCCCCACCAACTGTACCTATGGATTATTCGTGGGCTCgg GAGTTGGGATTGATCCGAAAACCTGCTTCCTTCATGTCCAGCATCTCGGACGAGAGGGGACAGGAACTCCTCTATGCAGGGATGCCGATATCTCAGGTCTTCAAGGAGGATCTCGGTATCGGAGGCGTTCTCGGACTCCTCTGGTTCCAGAAGAG GTTGCCTCCGTATGCTTGCAAGTTCTTTGAGCATTGTCTGATGATAACCGCTGACCACGGACCCGCTGTGTCTG gCGCCCACAACACTATAGTATGCGCAAGGGCAGGAAAGGACCTAATATCATGTTTAACATCGGGCCTCCTAACCATT GGTGACAGGTTTGGAGGGGCACTAGATGGCGCCGCGCAGCAGTTTAGCGAGGCCTACGACAAGGGGATGCTTCCCATGGAATTTGTGAATGATTTGCGCAGAAAGCACACCTTGATTATGGGGATAGGCCATCGGGTCAAGTCT ATCAACAATCCTGACCAACGCGTCGTCATCTTGAAAGAATTCGTCAAATCAAACTTCCCGAGGACTCCGCTCTTGGATTACGCGCTCGAAGTCGAGAAGATAACAACGGCAAAG AAACCGAACTTGATACTGAACGTGGATGGGTTCATCGGAGTCACGTTTGTGGATTTGCTCCGGCAGTGCGGATGCTTCACGGAGGAGGAGGCGCAGGAGTACGTCCAGATCGGCGCGCTGAACGGGATCTTCGTCCTCGGGAGGTCGATGGGGTTCATCGGCCACTATCTCGATCAACGCCGTCTCAAGCAGGGTCTCTACCGCCACCCGTGGGACGACATCAGCTACGTCCTCCCCGAGACCTACTCGTCGTGA
- the LOC143451960 gene encoding ATP-citrate synthase-like isoform X2, protein MSAKAIDEVTAKRILCSNLSEDVHLSNKFRFVSVSLTTNWPEEINHHSWLLTEKLIVKPDQLIKRRGKLGLIKINTDLAGVKKWVDDRMLKEINIGKTKGLLKNFVVEPFVPHAQEEEFYICIHSTRGCNTILFHHEGGVDIGNVEEKANKIDIATGDVISKDEVIGKLLNKLSKENQSLLEPFIIALYKIYTKLHFTYLEINPLVVCKGQIFVLDLAAKLDQCAEFVCAREWGDVKFPPPFGREAYPEEAYIADLDSKSGASLKLTILNPHGRIWTMVAGGGASVIYSDTVCDLGGANELANYGEYSGAPSEQQTFDYARTILSLMTRGKRDDGKVLIIGGGIANFTNVASTFKGIVRALKLFQTQLKESKVSIFVRRGGPNYQEGLRVMREVGQSLGVPMHVFGTETHMTAIVGMALGKTPVPETPPNDPGHTANFLLGASSSQTSGTPSTSRTSSFAERPGRASGDSPNGNALKKAVVETADKPMFTNKTRAIIWGLQSRAVQGMLDFDFVCSRKKPSAAAMVYPFTGDHKQKFYWGQKEIFIPVYKDMKDAMSKHEDADVLISFASLRSAEESTIHALEYKQIRTIAIIAEGIPEATTQKLNKLAKERNVSIIGPATVGGIKPGCFKIGNTGGMMDNILSSKLYRPGSVAYVSRSGGMSNELNNIISRTTNGVCEGVAIGGDRYPGSTFMDHLMRYESNDDVKMLVVLGEVGGTEEYDICDAIKSGKISKPVIAWCIGTCATMFDSEVQFGHAGACANQASETAVAKNKALMLAGAHVPRSFDELNSQISDVYKDLVEQGVVIEREEVPPPTVPMDYSWARELGLIRKPASFMSSISDERGQELLYAGMPISQVFKEDLGIGGVLGLLWFQKRLPPYACKFFEHCLMITADHGPAVSGAHNTIVCARAGKDLISCLTSGLLTIGDRFGGALDGAAQQFSEAYDKGMLPMEFVNDLRRKHTLIMGIGHRVKSINNPDQRVVILKEFVKSNFPRTPLLDYALEVEKITTAKKPNLILNVDGFIGVTFVDLLRQCGCFTEEEAQEYVQIGALNGIFVLGRSMGFIGHYLDQRRLKQGLYRHPWDDISYVLPETYSS, encoded by the exons ATGTCAGCTAAAGCAATAGATGAGGTCACGGCCAAGCGAATTCTCTGCAGCAATTTAAGTGAGGATGTTCACCTCAGCAACAAGTTTCGATTTGTTTCGGTCTCTTTGACCACTAATTGGCCCGAAGAAATCAATCACCATTCATGGCTTTTAACTGAG aaACTAATCGTAAAGCCTGACCAGCTAATCAAACGCCGTGGCAAGCttggtttgataaaaattaatacgGACTTGGCTGGAGTGAAGAAGTGGGTTGATGACAGGATGCTGAAAGAGATAAACATTGGGAAGACAAAAGGACTTTTGAAGAATTTCGTCGTCGAACCGTTTGTGCCACATGCACAG GAGGAGGAATTTTACATATGCATCCACTCGACACGCGGATGCAACACGATCCTCTTCCACCACGAGGGAGGAGTCGATATTGGGAATGTGGAggaaaaagcaaataaaattgaC ATTGCAACTGGTGATGTCATTTCCAAAGATGAGGTTATAGGCAAATTATTGAACAAACTCTCCAAGGAAAACCAAAG CTTGCTGGAGCCATTCATAATTGCTTTGtacaaaatttatacaaaactTCACTTTACCTACCTGGAGATAAATCCTTTAG TTGTCTGCAAAGGTCAAATCTTCGTGTTGGATCTGGCCGCCAAGCTTGATCAG TGTGCTGAATTTGTCTGCGCTAGAGAATGGGGTGACGTGAAATTCCCGCCACCATTTGGACGAGAGGCTTACCCAGAGGAAGCATACATAGCTGACCTTGACTCGAAAAGTGGGGCTTCGCTTAAACTGACGATATTGAACCCGCACGGCCGTATATGGACAATGGTAGCAGGAGGTGGGGCCTCAGTTATTTACAG TGACACGGTGTGCGACCTAGGTGGCGCCAATGAGCTTGCAAACTATGGTGAGTACAGTGGGGCACCGAGTGAGCAGCAGACGTTCGATTACGCCCGAACCATTCTCTCCCTGATGACACGAGGGAAGCGGGACGACGGGAAGGTGCTCATCATCGGTGGAGGAATCGCTAATTTCACCAATGTCGCCTCAACTTTTAAg GGAATAGTACGAGCACTAAAACTCTTCCAGACTCAGTTGAAGGAGAGCAAGGTTTCCATTTTTGTTCGAAGGGGAGGCCCCAACTACCAAGAAGGGTTACGGGTGATGCGGGAAGTGG GACAAAGTCTCGGTGTACCCATGCATGTGTTTGGAACAGAAACCCACATGACAGCAATCGTGGGTATGGCATTGGGGAAAACCCCAGTCCCGGAGACGCCCCCGAATGACCCCGGTCACACAGCCAACTTCCTGCTTGGTGCAAGTTCTAGCCAGACA AGCGGCACCCCGTCCACTTCTCGTACGAGTTCATTTGCAGAAAGGCCTGGTCGAGCAAGTGGTGATTCCCCCAATGGCAACGCTCTCAAAAAGGCGGTGGTGGAGACGGCCGATAAACCGATGTTCACAA ACAAGACCCGAGCAATAATTTGGGGTCTACAATCGAGAGCCGTGCAGGGGATGTTGGACTTTGACTTCGTTTGTTCAAGAAAGAAACCGTCGGCTGCCGCGATGGTTTACCCCTTCAC AGGTGACCACAAGCAGAAGTTCTACTGGGGTCAGAAGGAGATCTTCATCCCAGTGTATAAGGACATGAAAGACGCGATGTCGAAACACGAGGATGCGGACGTCCTCATCAGTTTCGCTTCACTGAGGTCGGCCGAAGAAAGCACCATCCACGCGCTCGAGTACAAACAGATCAGGACGATCGCGATAATCGCAGAAG GTATTCCCGAGGCCACCACTCAGAAGTTGAATAAACTAGCGAAGGAACGGAACGTTTCAATCATTGGTCCTGCCACT GTGGGTGGGATAAAGCCGGGATGCTTCAAGATCGGCAACACGGGAGGAATGATGGACAACATCCTCTCCTCCAAGCTGTATCGCCCGGGAAGCGTGGCGTACGTGTCCCGCTCTGGTGGGATGTCCAACGAGCTGAACAACATCATATCGAGGACGACCAACGGCGTGTGTGAGGGGGTTGCTATTGGGGGTGACAG GTACCCGGGCAGTACATTCATGGACCATCTGATGCGTTACGAGAGCAACGATGACGTCAAAATGTTAGTTGTCCTCGGGGAG GTTGGCGGCACAGAGGAATATGACATCTGTGACGCGATAAAATCGGGGAAAATATCGAAACCGGTGATAGCTTGGTGCATTG GTACATGCGCTACCATGTTTGATTCCGAAGTGCAGTTCGGCCACGCGGGGGCTTGTGCAAACCAGGCAAGTGAGACCGCTGTAGCGAAGAACAAAGCTCTCATGCTGGCTGGCGCTCACGTTCCTCGTAGCTTCGACGAGCTGAACAGCCAGATAAG TGACGTCTACAAGGACTTGGTTGAACAAGGGGTGGTCATTGAACGTGAGGAAGTTCCCCCACCAACTGTACCTATGGATTATTCGTGGGCTCgg GAGTTGGGATTGATCCGAAAACCTGCTTCCTTCATGTCCAGCATCTCGGACGAGAGGGGACAGGAACTCCTCTATGCAGGGATGCCGATATCTCAGGTCTTCAAGGAGGATCTCGGTATCGGAGGCGTTCTCGGACTCCTCTGGTTCCAGAAGAG GTTGCCTCCGTATGCTTGCAAGTTCTTTGAGCATTGTCTGATGATAACCGCTGACCACGGACCCGCTGTGTCTG gCGCCCACAACACTATAGTATGCGCAAGGGCAGGAAAGGACCTAATATCATGTTTAACATCGGGCCTCCTAACCATT GGTGACAGGTTTGGAGGGGCACTAGATGGCGCCGCGCAGCAGTTTAGCGAGGCCTACGACAAGGGGATGCTTCCCATGGAATTTGTGAATGATTTGCGCAGAAAGCACACCTTGATTATGGGGATAGGCCATCGGGTCAAGTCT ATCAACAATCCTGACCAACGCGTCGTCATCTTGAAAGAATTCGTCAAATCAAACTTCCCGAGGACTCCGCTCTTGGATTACGCGCTCGAAGTCGAGAAGATAACAACGGCAAAG AAACCGAACTTGATACTGAACGTGGATGGGTTCATCGGAGTCACGTTTGTGGATTTGCTCCGGCAGTGCGGATGCTTCACGGAGGAGGAGGCGCAGGAGTACGTCCAGATCGGCGCGCTGAACGGGATCTTCGTCCTCGGGAGGTCGATGGGGTTCATCGGCCACTATCTCGATCAACGCCGTCTCAAGCAGGGTCTCTACCGCCACCCGTGGGACGACATCAGCTACGTCCTCCCCGAGACCTACTCGTCGTGA